One segment of Carassius auratus strain Wakin unplaced genomic scaffold, ASM336829v1 scaf_tig00014070, whole genome shotgun sequence DNA contains the following:
- the LOC113074230 gene encoding peripheral myelin protein 22, with product MLAILLATIVLHLTDLIILFISTCANAWRTDGVRNYHLWYDCTQKNGEADCSGTSDADWLQAVQALMVLATIFCLISFIFFLCQLFTLVKGGRFFFTAVFQVLASLFVMSGAIIYTVMSPEVKNDNDAYGYAFVLAWLAFPLTLISGFIYIVLRKKE from the exons ATGCTGGCCATTCTGTTAGCGACGATAGTCTTGCATCTGACAGACCTTATCATTCTCTTCATCTCCACATGTGCTAAT gcCTGGAGAACAGATGGAGTCAGGAATTATCACCTCTGGTATGACTGCACACAAAAGAATGGAGAAGCTGACTGCAGTGGGACTAGTGATGCTG ACTGGCTTCAAGCAGTTCAAGCCCTCATGGTCCTAGCCACCATTTTCTGCTTgatctccttcatcttcttccTCTGCCAGCTCTTCACTCTTGTAAAGGGAGGTCGCTTCTTTTTCACAGCCGTCTTCCAGGTCCTTGCCA GTCTGTTTGTGATGAGCGGGGCCATCATCTACACGGTGATGAGTCCAGAGGTGAAAAATGACAATGATGCTTACGGATACGCCTTCGTCCTGGCCTGGCTGGCTTTCCCTCTCACGCTCATCAGTGGCTTCATTTATATTGTCCTGAGGAAGAAAGAATGA